Proteins found in one Zea mays cultivar B73 chromosome 1, Zm-B73-REFERENCE-NAM-5.0, whole genome shotgun sequence genomic segment:
- the LOC103643915 gene encoding 65-kDa microtubule-associated protein 6, whose amino-acid sequence MGEAVTAAELLYGMPLIRSVAGDGAGAGVETAGCGALLVELKQLWGEIGKSREERERMVRELEAECMRVYRRKVDEATGERAALHQSLAAGEAEIAALAAALGSDSGPQLKVNKWTMSLTERVSSATALLEELRAVKAERSRQFADVRSEIEKITAEIAGRSYGYEGSPRASEVGEHDLTIRRLNEYRARLTSFQKEKSDRLHRVLEHVTEVHSLCDVLGEDFIAIVNEVHPGLHETSDPGKPTSISDSTLATLAQVVATLAAEKAKRATMLREAVVPLVELWELMDSSEEERRSFRNVAAVLNPDKLDALPSGVLSVATIKKTEEEVERLTRLKAGRMKELVLKRRLELESICRSMHVEPDASTVPEKSIALIDSGLVNPSELMASIDEQIAKAREELQSRREIMEKINKWLLACEEEEWLEEYNTDENRFSTGRIARLNLKRAEKARLIITKIPAVIDSLMSRTLAWESERKKPFLYDGARLVAVLEEHKQARLRQEEERRRLREQKKLRTLLSEKEAMPHLKRPGSSFGRAAEPCKVNRKRVDAGRLASSGGSGTTTSSSSSGGGGASATELIRPRSSAAGAGQCGEFFKGARRLSAPPFNYVAVSKGRSMSSSLALS is encoded by the exons ATGGGAGAGGCCGTCACCGCCGCGGAGCTGCTGTACGGCATGCCGTTGATCCGGTCGGTGGCCGGGgatggcgccggcgccggcgttgAGACCGCCGGCTGCGGTGCGCTGCTCGTGGAGCTCAAG cAACTGTGGGGGGAGATCGGGAAGAGCCGGGAGGAGCGGGAGCGGATGGTGCGGGAGCTGGAGGCCGAGTGCATGCGCGTGTACCGCCGCAAGGTCGACGAGGCCACCGGCGAGCGGGCCGCTCTGCACCAGTCGCTCGCCGCGGGGGAGGCCGAGATCGCCGCGCTCGCCGCCGCGCTGGGCTCCGACAGCGGCCCTCAGCTCAAG GTGAACAAATGGACCATGTCGCTGACCGAGCGCGTGTCGTCGGCAACAGCCCTGCTGGAAGAGCTGAGGGCGGTGAAAGCAGAGCGGAGCAGACAGTTCGCCGACGTCCGGTCAGAGATCGAGAAGATCACCGCCGAGATCGCTGGGAGGAGCTACGGCTACGAGGGCTCCCCCCGGGCCAGCGAGGTGGGAGAACACGACCTGACGATCAGGAGGCTGAACGAGTACAGGGCGCGCCTCACGAGCTTCCAGAAGGAGAAG TCTGACCGGCTCCACAGGGTCCTGGAGCACGTGACGGAGGTGCACTCGCTGTGCGACGTGCTCGGCGAGGACTTCATCGCGATCGTGAACGAGGTCCACCCGGGGCTGCACGAGACGTCCGACCCCGGCAAGCCCACCAGCATCAGCGACAGCACGCTCGCCACCCTCGCCCAGGTCGTGGCGACGCTCGCCGCCGAGAAAGCCAAGCGAGCGACCATG CTGCGAGAGGCCGTGGTGCCCTTGGTGGAGCTGTGGGAGCTGATggactcgtcggaggaggagcggCGGAGTTTCAGGAACGTGGCGGCCGTTCTGAACCCTGACAAGCTGGATGCTCTGCCCTCCGGCGTCCTGTCAGTGGCGACGATAAAGAAG acggaggaggaggtggagagGCTGACGAGGCTCAAGGCCGGCCGGATGAAGGAGCTCGTGCTCAAGAGGCGGCTGGAGCTGGAGAGCATTTGCAGGAGCATGCACGTGGAGCCCGATGCGAGCACCGTGCCGGAGAAATCCATTGCGCTGATCGACTCTG GCCTCGTGAACCCTTCCGAGCTCATGGCCAGCATCGACGAACAGATAGCGAAAGCCAGGGAGGAGCTCCAGTCCAGGAGAGAGATCATGGAGAAGATAAACAAGTGGCTGCTGGCCTGCGAGGAAGAGGAGTGGCTGGAGGAGTACAATACG GACGAGAACAGATTCAGTACCGGCAGGATCGCACGCCTCAACTTGAAACGCGCGGAGAAAGCGAGGCTTATCATCACCAAGATTCCGG CCGTGATTGACAGCCTGATGAGCCGTACACTCGCATGGGAGAGCGAAAGAAAGAAGCCATTCCTGTACGACGGGGCTCGCTTGGTTGCCGTCTTGGAGGAGCACAAGCAAGCCAGGCTCAGGCAGGAAGAGGAGAGGAGGCGACTCAGG GAGCAGAAGAAGCTGCGCACCCTGCTGAGCGAGAAGGAGGCGATGCCGCACCTGAAGCGGCCCGGCAGCAGCTTCGGCAGGGCGGCCGAGCCCTGCAAAGTGAACCGGAAACGGGTTGACGCGGGCAGGCTCGCGTCCTCCGGTGGCAGTGgcaccaccaccagcagcagcagcagcggtggtggtggtgcgagTGCAACCGAGCTCATCAGGCCGCGTTCCTCGGCGGCGGGCGCGGGACAGTGCGGCGAGTTCTTCAAGGGTGCGAGGCGGCTCTCGGCGCCGCCGTTCAACTACGTCGCCGTGTCCAAGGGCCGCAGCATGTCCTCGTCGCTAGCTCTGTCGTAA